Genomic segment of Candidatus Flexicrinis affinis:
CAGTTCTTGACGCCTTCGAACTCCGGCGTGCGCAGCAGACGGCCTTCAAGATCATACGTCCAGCCGTGATACATGCACTGCAGCGTCTTGCGGTTGCCTTTGCCGTTGGCGACGGCCGCGCCGCGATGCCGGCACACGTTGTAGAACGCGCGCAGTTCGCCGTCGACCGTCCGCGTGACGACCAGCGGTTCGCCGGCCACGTCACACGCGAAGTAATCTCCGGGTCGCGCGACCATCTCGGTGCGTCCTACTGGCTGCCACGTCGTCCAGAAGATCTTCTCTTTCTCGTGATCGAGGAATGCCGGATCGGTGTACCACCGCGCGGGCATCGTCTCGGCAATCGAAAGGTCGTCGGTGAGGTTGTAGTCGGACAGGTCGAGCGGCGGCAGCATTGGCACGTTCTACTCCTTGGCAAGAAATTCCAGTAGCAGCGAGTTAACCCGCTCTGGTTCTTCGTGCTGTACCCAGTGGGTCGCGTCGTCAATCAAGACTAGGCGACCATCGTCACAGAGCTCGACGCTCTGCCGCGCCATTTCAGCGACCAAGAAGCGATCCATGGCGCCCCAAATGACTAGCACTGGCATCGTTAGGCGCACACTGTCGAGCGCAGGAACACCCGACCTGATCGTTGCGCGATACCAGTTGATCATCGACGTCAGCGCACCGGGTTGTCCCCATGCCCTGCGGTACTGTGCCATGTCCTGTTCGGTAAACGTGCCGGGGCGCGCCGACCCGTGAAGCTGCGTCTCCATCGCGCTGAACGAGCGGGCGCTTAACAGTGCTTCCGGAAGACGCGGAAGCTGGAAGAAGAACATGTACCAGCTGCGCACCATCTGCTTCACACTGGACCGAAGCGTCCG
This window contains:
- a CDS encoding alpha/beta hydrolase; this translates as MAVEPLDQIETLGGVQIEHHRVNVNDVALHVITAGPDDGEPVVLLHGFPEFWYGWRKQIPALATAGYRVIVPDQRGFNLSDKPAGITNYAMSAATSDVTGILDHFGHAQTNVVGHDFGAAVAWSLGLVQPDRVHRLAILNVPHPIVFVRTLRSSVKQMVRSWYMFFFQLPRLPEALLSARSFSAMETQLHGSARPGTFTEQDMAQYRRAWGQPGALTSMINWYRATIRSGVPALDSVRLTMPVLVIWGAMDRFLVAEMARQSVELCDDGRLVLIDDATHWVQHEEPERVNSLLLEFLAKE